A window of the Scleropages formosus chromosome 5, fSclFor1.1, whole genome shotgun sequence genome harbors these coding sequences:
- the LOC108942238 gene encoding uncharacterized protein LOC108942238: MTVLFVLIPWILLSLETDPGHAVSSVDHFVLEGGQIHLTVEGHQQLQFRRFSWKFNSTVILEYTNLTMHEEYLSYYKQAKMKFNSTDLSLFIKNVEESEMGIYTAVIANAEGKEIVEHKYNLRVQKAVPKPTLNLKEFHLNFTERFCNVSVNCSVGGSWVSYSCDWFQCTELEMSTYLEVNITVTSRNGAVVCMGSNRVSNASESKPVELACKDFPSIFYCII, translated from the exons ATGACAGTCCTTTTTGTCCTCATTCCCTGGATCCTCCTCTCTTTGGAGACAG ACCCTGGACATGCAGTCTCCTCTGTTGATCACTTCGTCTTAGAAGGAGGACAGATTCATCTTACTGTGGAGGGACACCAGCAGCTGCAGTTCAGAAGATTTTCTTGGAAGTTCAATTCAACAGTCATACTGGAGTACACAAATTTGACTATGCATGAGGAATATTTGTCATACTATAAACAAGCAAAGATGAAATTTAATTCCACAGACCTTTCTCTGTTCATTAAGAACGTGGAGGAGTCTGAAATGGGCATCTATACTGCTGTCATAGCTAATGCTGAGGGGAAAGAAATCGTGGAACACAAGTACAACCTACGTGTGCAAA AGGCTGTTCCCAAACCCACCCTAAATCTGAAAGAATTCCACCTGAACTTCACTGAAAGATTCTGCAACGTGTCAGTGAACTGCTCAGTCGGAGGCAGCTGGGTCTCGTACAGCTGTGATTGGTTCCAGTGCACAGAGTTAGAAATGTCCACTTATTTAGAAGTAAATATCACGGTTACCTCTCGCAATGGAGCTGTTGTCTGTATGGGCAGCAATCGTGTCAGCAATGCCTCCGAGTCAAAACCAGTGGAGCTTGCGTGTAAGGATTTCCcttcaatattttattgtattatttaa
- the LOC108930133 gene encoding SLAM family member 6-like isoform X1, with amino-acid sequence MFIIILLHLAVFNGICSANLLINGTEGESVKLPSVLGTVTWNDFVIMEWYFNNREIVKGTRGKDNVNLHDQFTGRLQLSPDFSLTIKELTLQDSGMYQRTGLMKNGSQIPSHTISLRVYESVKAVKILQNITWVPVNETCEVHVMCSSSGDQSASYTWRKGDQTVRGRELHFSLSPAEGGVTVTCTVHYGVSEKSMNDTVRCTSADNSQDLYLYIGAGVGAAVLVIIITAVLVSCFRRKRTAVEPVQEPMTTYAVVNKSSRRESNRSEGHNNSSSLYETVGEVNIQKKPETLYDQVMLNRHTESSPYQKVL; translated from the exons ATGTTTATCATAATATTACTCCATCTTGCTGTTTTTAATG GTATTTGCAGCGCTAATCTGTTGATAAATGGCACTGAAGGAGAATCTGTGAAGCTGCCTTCAGTCCTGGGGACTGTGACATGGAATGACTTTGTCATAATGGAGTGGTACTTTAATAATAGAGAGATTGTGAAAGGCACACGTGGTAAAGACAATGTAAATCTTCATGACCAGTTCACAGGGCGACTGCAACTGAGCCCTGATTTCAGTTTGACTATCAAAGAGCTGACACTGCAGGACAGTGGGATGTATCAGCGTACAGGGCTGATGAAAAACGGTTCCCAGATTCCCTCACACACCATCAGCCTGAGAGTTTATG AGAGtgtaaaagcagtaaaaatccTGCAAAACATCACTTGGGTGCCAGTGAACGAAACCTGTGAGGTACATGTGATGTGCAGCTCATCAGGTGACCAAAGTGCCTCCTACACCTGGAGGAAGGGGGACCAGACAGTGAGGGGCAGAGAGCTgcacttctctctctcaccaGCAGAGGGGGGTGTTACTGTCACCTGTACTGTTCATTATGGTGTCAGTGAGAAGAGCATGAATGACACTGTGAGGTGCACTTCTGCAGATAACTCACAAG ATTTGTACCTGTACATTGGGGCAGGAGTAGGGGCTGCTGTCctggtcatcatcatcactgcagTACTAGTGAGCTGCTTCAGAAGAAAGCGCACAG CAGTGGAGCCCGTCCAGGAGCCGATGACAACATATGCTGTGGTCAACAAaagcagcaggagagagagc AATAGGTCTGAAGGCCACAATAACTCAAGTTCTCTGTATGAAACTGTGGGGGAAGTTAATATACAAAAAAAG CCTGAGACCCTTTATGACCAGGTGATGCTGAACAGACACACTGAGTCCTCCCCCTACCAGAAAGTTCTCTGA
- the LOC108930133 gene encoding SLAM family member 6-like isoform X2 gives MFIIILLHLAVFNGICSANLLINGTEGESVKLPSVLGTVTWNDFVIMEWYFNNREIVKGTRGKDNVNLHDQFTGRLQLSPDFSLTIKELTLQDSGMYQRTGLMKNGSQIPSHTISLRVYESVKAVKILQNITWVPVNETCEVHVMCSSSGDQSASYTWRKGDQTVRGRELHFSLSPAEGGVTVTCTVHYGVSEKSMNDTVRCTSADNSQDLYLYIGAGVGAAVLVIIITAVLVSCFRRKRTVEPVQEPMTTYAVVNKSSRRESNRSEGHNNSSSLYETVGEVNIQKKPETLYDQVMLNRHTESSPYQKVL, from the exons ATGTTTATCATAATATTACTCCATCTTGCTGTTTTTAATG GTATTTGCAGCGCTAATCTGTTGATAAATGGCACTGAAGGAGAATCTGTGAAGCTGCCTTCAGTCCTGGGGACTGTGACATGGAATGACTTTGTCATAATGGAGTGGTACTTTAATAATAGAGAGATTGTGAAAGGCACACGTGGTAAAGACAATGTAAATCTTCATGACCAGTTCACAGGGCGACTGCAACTGAGCCCTGATTTCAGTTTGACTATCAAAGAGCTGACACTGCAGGACAGTGGGATGTATCAGCGTACAGGGCTGATGAAAAACGGTTCCCAGATTCCCTCACACACCATCAGCCTGAGAGTTTATG AGAGtgtaaaagcagtaaaaatccTGCAAAACATCACTTGGGTGCCAGTGAACGAAACCTGTGAGGTACATGTGATGTGCAGCTCATCAGGTGACCAAAGTGCCTCCTACACCTGGAGGAAGGGGGACCAGACAGTGAGGGGCAGAGAGCTgcacttctctctctcaccaGCAGAGGGGGGTGTTACTGTCACCTGTACTGTTCATTATGGTGTCAGTGAGAAGAGCATGAATGACACTGTGAGGTGCACTTCTGCAGATAACTCACAAG ATTTGTACCTGTACATTGGGGCAGGAGTAGGGGCTGCTGTCctggtcatcatcatcactgcagTACTAGTGAGCTGCTTCAGAAGAAAGCGCACAG TGGAGCCCGTCCAGGAGCCGATGACAACATATGCTGTGGTCAACAAaagcagcaggagagagagc AATAGGTCTGAAGGCCACAATAACTCAAGTTCTCTGTATGAAACTGTGGGGGAAGTTAATATACAAAAAAAG CCTGAGACCCTTTATGACCAGGTGATGCTGAACAGACACACTGAGTCCTCCCCCTACCAGAAAGTTCTCTGA